The window AGATAATAGTTTTTTATGTAAATATATATTGGAGAGGTTTGAGATATGTCATTTAAAATTTTGGGAAAAAAGGAACTTGCACCTAATACAGTAATGATGCAGATTGAAGCCCCCCTGGCCATAAAGAAGATGCAGCCGGGTCAGTTTGTTATTGTCAGGGTTAGCCCGAACGGGGAAAGGATACCGTTAAGTATCTCCGGCTGGGATAAGGAAAAAGGGACAGTAAGGATTATTGTTCAGGCAGTAGGGAGAACTTCGACTGAACTTATAAATCTGAATGTCGGTGATTCTCTGACAGACCTTGCAGGTCCGCTGGGACAACACTCACACGTAGACAATTATGGAACCTGTGTTTTAATAGGCGGAGGTTATGGAACAGGGGCGATAATTCCTATAGCAAGAGAGCTGATTGCAAAAGGGAATAAGGTAATTGGTATTATTGGGGCAAGGACAAAAGAACTTGTGCTTATGGAAGATGAATTGCGTACAATCTGCAGCAGGGTTGAGGTTTCAACAAACGACGGCAGTTCAGGTACTAAAGGGCTGGTTACAGATGTGCTTTCAGAGATATTAAAACATGAGCCTGTTCACATGGTTACTGCCATAGGCCCTGTGCCGATGATGAAGGCTGTTTCAGAACTGACAAGACCGCTTAATATTAAAACTTATGTCAGTTTGAATGCGATTATGGTTGATGGAACCGGAATGTGTGGTGCATGCCGTGTTGAGGTTGGGGGTACTACAAAATTTGCCTGTGTAGACGGTCCGGATTTCGACGGCCATCAGGTTAATTTTGATGAACTGGTCTATCGCCAGAAGATGTATGTGCCTTTAGAGAAAAAGGCAATGGAATTGTGTGCGTGTAAGTGATTCAACTGAAAATGACCTCAAGTAAGCAGTAAGCAGGTAGCAGATAAAACCTGCATCCACTGTTTACTGCTTACTATTTTTTGTTGGTTAAGGAGAATAATCTGTGAGCAATACAATATCAAATAAAGAAAGAATGCAGATACATATCCATGATATGCCTGAGCAGGAGCCTCATGCGAGGGTTGGAAATTTTGCAGAGGTTCCACTTGGTTATGTTCAGGTTACAGCATTTGAAGAATCAAAGAGATGTCTTGAAAACTGCAAGGCGCCCTGCGTAAAGGGATGTCCTGTCGGCATAGATATTCCTTCATTTATAAAAAGGATAGAGGCCGGTGATTACATAGGGGCTGCGAGGACACTTAAAAAATATAACCTGTTACCTGCAATATGCGGAAGGGTCTGTCCACAGCAGGAACAGTGTGAGCTGGTGTGTGTTGTGGGAAAAAAGGGGCCGTCAGTTGCAATAGGGAGACTGGAACGTTTTGCAGCAGACTATGAGAGGATGAGCGGGGCTATTGAAGTCCCTGAAGTAGCGGCCCCGACGGGGAAGAGGGTTGCAATTGTAGGCTCAGGTCCAGCAGGTCTTACCGGTGCCTCCGAGCTTGCAAGGTTAGGCCATAAGGTAACTATCTTTGAGGCATTGCACAGGCCGGGGGGTGTTCTTGTATACGGTATCCCAAGATTCAGGCTTCCTATTGATGTTATTGATACTGAGATAGATATACTGAAAAAGATGGGTGTTGAGATCATCTGTAATGCAATCATAGGAAAGACCCTTACCATTGACGACCTGTTTGCAGAGGGATACGATGCAGTGCTCGTTGGAACCGGTGCAGGACTTCCGTATTTTATGAACATACCCGGCGAGAACCTTTGCGGTGTATATTCTGCCAACGAGTTCCTTACAAGGGTGAATCTGATGCGTGCCGACCAATTTCCTGACAGCAGCCTCACCCCGGTATTTCTCGGTAAAAAGGTCGCAGTCATCGGCGCTGGAGATACGGCAATGGATGCAGCAAGGACCTCTGCGAGGTTGAAACCTGAAAAGGTAACGGTTTATTACAGGAGGAGCAGGGAAGAGGCCCCTTGTCTGCCGCGTGAAATGGAACATGCGGAACAGGAAGGTGTTGATTTTAAATTCCTGACAAACCCTGTACGGTTTATTGGTGATGAGAACTATTTTGTCAAAGGGATGGAATGTATTAAGATGGAACTCGGTGAACCGGATGCCTCCGGCAGGAGAAGCCCAAAACCGGTTGCTGGTTCAGAATATATTGAAGAGGTTGATACAGTTGTAATGGCGCTTGGATTTGGAGTAAATCCCATAATCAAAGAGACAACACCGGGCCTTGAGACGAATAAAAAAGGGATAATCGTTGTTGACCCTGCAACCGGAAAGACCTCACGTGAAGGGGTTTATGCAGCAGGTGACATCATCACCGGAGGCGCTACTGTTATCAAGGCCATGGGCCAGGCCAAAAAGGCATCAAAGGCAATGCACGAATATCTGATGAGCAAATCAGAAACGGTTGCATGTAAGCTATAGAGAACCCCATCCCCACCCCCCCGATTACTTCTTCGGGGGCAAGCTCTGACCCTCCCCTTGAAGGGGAGGGAATAACTAAGCACCCTCTCCCCTCCCGGGTGAGTGGGTTATCTTTGCTCTGTTATCCTGAGATAGTCGAAGGGTTCTTCTTTTTTCTAACTTCTTGCTTCTAACATCTTCCCTCTAACTTCTGCTTTGCTCCTACAAAAGCTTATCTCCCCACCGTAGCTTTTGCCTTAAAATCTGATAGTAATCCTTCTTGGGAGATAGAATAAGTTTTGTCTTTATTGCAGACTTTTTTACTGTAATAGTGTCCATATATTTCAGGGGAAAACCCTCCTGTCCATCAAGTGTAACAAGTACATCTTCATTTTCTGAATGCAGTGTAATCTCAATATCAAAATTATCCGGAACTACTATAGGACGGTTGGTTAGGGTGTGAGGACATATCGGGCTTATAATTAAAGAACCTACAGTAGGATATACAATCGGGCCTCCTGCTGAGAGTGAATAAGCTGTTGAACCTGTGGGGGTTGATATAATCAATCCATCTGCACGATACATGTTGAGATATTTTCCTCCCACACGGGTCTCCATCAGTATCATCCTTGCAAGTGCACCTTTATTGATCACTACATCATTCAGGACTAAATATTTTGCAGCCTCTTTCCCACCCCTTTGAATAGATGCATCCAGCATCACACGCTCGTCAACTATCATTTTACCTGCAAGTATTTCCTCAAGCAGGGGATACATCTCATCAAGAGAAACCTCTGTCAGGAAACCGAGACTGCCAAGATTAACACCGAGAATCGGGGTACCTTTCCCGCCTATATGTCTTGCAACACTTAGGAGCGTCCCGTCACCGCCCAAGACAATGATAAATTCCGAAAGTGCGGCAATATCAGGCCGTTCATAATAGGTCTTTAAATCTATAAGGCCGGTGGTCTCCTTATCCATAAGGGGTTCTACTGCCCTTTTCTGAAGCCACTCTACAAGATTAGAAAGTATATCCCCCGCATCCTTCTTTCTTGGTTTTGAAATTATCCCGATTCTTTTTGCCATAGTAGCAAGGAATTCTATTAGCTTTAGTTATGTATGTCAATAATTACAAAATGGGGCTCCTTTTTATGATGACTTTTCCTTTGTTTTTTGCTACAGTCTCTCCAATAAAATATCAGCCCCATCCTAAGCTTAAAAGGGTAGAGATTGTTCGGTATATTGTGGAAAGGATTTTAAAAGAGGCATTATACGTATGAAAGCAGAGTTACAAGGAGAAGAGACAGTTGAGCAGGCAAACATGAACCTGAAATGTTTTATGTAAATAGGTACATGAAATTGGTAGAGGATGATTTGTTTTCTTAAGCCCCTGCCCAATGAGAGTAAAGAGAAAAAACTCCTCGACGGCTTCCGTGCAGGAAGGGAGAGGCTCAGAGAGGATATGAAAAAAGGGGACAGCACAGGAAAGGTTGTTATGAGATGGGAGTAAAAAAGACCATAGACATACAGAAACTTATTGAGATATGCAGGAGACATAAAATTAATTACCTTGCCATATTTGGTTCTTATGCAAGGGGAGACTATTCTGAAAAAAGCGACCTCGATTTATTAATACGGTTTTCTGAAGAGGTTGATGATGAAATAAGTTTATTAGATTTCGTTGGAATAGAACAGGAGTTGTCTGAAGAGTTCCAGATCAAAGTGGATCTATTAACAGAGGATTCAATCAGTCCTTATATAAAGAAATACATAATGGACGACTTAAAGGTTATCTACAATGAGGGATGAACGCGCATGAGCCGCGGGCTCACAAAGGATGATGAAAATGAGGCCCCCTCACCCGGATCCTCCCTCCTGCCTCCCCCCGCAAAAGAGGGGGGGGAGGGATTTGGTAGGAATTTAATTGCAGCTCTCCCGCCTGGGGGAGAGGGTCCATGGTTTTATTCCCCCTCCCTTGACGGGAGGGGGGTAGGGGGAGGGTGAGCTATGGTGATTTTCGGATAAACTTCCATGAACCGAGGGTTCACAAAGGGCCATGAAAATCAGCGGGACAAGAAAGTCCCGCCTATCCTCGTAGATAGGGATAGGCGGGGTTTTCTTACCCCGCCGGAGGTGATTTTCGGATAAACTAATACACCATTACTTTGGTGTTAATATAAAGAAAGTCTGGCGAACAGTTGAAAAGGATTTACCAAAGCTTAAGGAAAAAATAGAGTTGATACTGAAGGAGGAAACATAGATCAAGGTGGATATAAAATTCCTGGACAGGTTAATTTATTAGTGACAAAAGTATGAAAACGCAAAAAAACATAGAAGAAATTATAAGCACTCTTACTTCCTTTAGGGAGACCATAAGGAAAGAGTACAAGATAAACAGAGGAAGCTACATGGAACAGAATTGGATAATAAAGGCAGCTAAGAAGGCAAATACACCAAGCGATCTGGTAATCCTTGAGAAGCCGGATGTTAAGAAATATCTGGATGGTCTTCTTTTAAAAAGGTTCTGGCCGGTTATCCATAACAGTCTTGAGGCAAGTGACTATGCCTATTTACCTGAGGGAATCCCGGAAACAGAGCTTGAACATAATGTTAATTTATCAAGGTCATTAACATTTATGTTGTTAGATAAACGCTTTCTATTCTTTAGAGGGAAATTGAGTTGTTCTACAGATGGATGGATGGATGCTTGAAAGGGAGTTTTATCTGTCATTATCCGGGGAAAATGATTTCAAGGTAGTCATTGCTATACTGGGCAACAGCCGCTTCGCAGGTCTCCCACCTACACTCTCGATGGGCAGGGCATTAGATAAGAATGGTGCCGACTTTTATCAGATTACTTTTCATGCCGGAAGCGGTTTGGGTTGGGGTTATGGTGAAGAGTATTTAGATGAGCAGATAAAAAAGGTCATTGATGTCAATGTCAGGATGTATGATTTTACAAGGGGCGCTGTTATAACTCCTCAACAATTAGGAGAATTTTTAACAATTGCGTATGAGGCTTATGAGGCATATTAATGTTTTTACATGGGAATAAACCCCATCCCCACCCTAACCCTCCCCTTGAAGGGGAGGGAATAAACGTTAGCCTTCCTCTCCCCTGGCGGAAGGGTCCGGGTGAGTGTGCCTTATTTTCATCATCCATAAGGATGTTCCATATATTGCCTTTAATTTTTCTGTAGACTATAATAGGCCCTATGAATTCTTATGCCAATGTGAGAAAGGTACTGGTATATACTCTCTTTCTTAATGTGGCTGTGGCTGTGGCTAAGTTGTCGTATGGGAAATATACTCAGTCACTCAGTATGACGGCGGATGGGTATCATTCGTTATTTGATGGTACATCAAATATTGTCGGGCTTGTCGGGATATGGCTTGCGTACCATCCGCCTGATAAGAGTCATCCCTACGGTCATAAAAAATATGAAACCCTTGCCTCACTTGTAATATCTATATTTTTGTTTCTGGCATGTTACGGTGTGTTGAGGGATGCCTATCTACGATTCAGACTTCATAGTGTACCTGATGTAAAATTATTCAGTTTCGTTGTAATGATTGTTACTATCGGGGTCAATTTATATGTTATGATGTATGAAAATAGAAAAGGTAAAGAGTTAAGAAGCGATATTCTGATTGCAGATTCACTACACACTAAGAGTGATATTTTCGCATCAGTCTCCGTATTAGTCAGCCTTGCCGCTGTATATGCCGGTGTCCCCATGATAGACCCGATAGCAGCGTTTGTTATAGCCCTGCTGATCGGCAGGACCGGTTACGAAATCCTGTCTGAGGCGACTAAGGTGCTGAGTGATTACTCAAGGATCAGCCCTTCGGCAATAAGGAAAGTTGCATTAGGAGTTAATGGTGTAAACGAATGTCATGATATAAGGACGCGCGGGTCTGCTACTGATGTGTATGTTGATTTAAGACTTCACGTACCTTCGGATCTAAAAATAGAAGATGCCCACGACCTGGCTCACAAGGTGGAGGACAGAATCAAAGAAGAGTTTACAACCGTCACTGAGGTAGTTGTGCATGTGGAACCGGAGGAAAAGAGGGGGGCTGCATAGATGGCTGCTATAAACAAAACTCAAGGAAGGAGAAACAAGAACATGGCTAAAAGTCCGGTGATTGGTATCACAATGGGGGACCCTGCAGGAATAGGCCCCGAAATTATTGTAAAAACTCTTCTTGAATCCGATGTCCACAAAATTTGCCGCCCTGTTGTAATCGGCGACGCATCGGTCATAAACAAAACACTTAAAAATTGTAAACTTTCAGGGGAGATTAATACAGTAGATGATGTAAGCGGGCATTTC of the Nitrospirota bacterium genome contains:
- a CDS encoding cation transporter; this encodes MNSYANVRKVLVYTLFLNVAVAVAKLSYGKYTQSLSMTADGYHSLFDGTSNIVGLVGIWLAYHPPDKSHPYGHKKYETLASLVISIFLFLACYGVLRDAYLRFRLHSVPDVKLFSFVVMIVTIGVNLYVMMYENRKGKELRSDILIADSLHTKSDIFASVSVLVSLAAVYAGVPMIDPIAAFVIALLIGRTGYEILSEATKVLSDYSRISPSAIRKVALGVNGVNECHDIRTRGSATDVYVDLRLHVPSDLKIEDAHDLAHKVEDRIKEEFTTVTEVVVHVEPEEKRGAA
- a CDS encoding sulfide/dihydroorotate dehydrogenase-like FAD/NAD-binding protein, whose amino-acid sequence is MSFKILGKKELAPNTVMMQIEAPLAIKKMQPGQFVIVRVSPNGERIPLSISGWDKEKGTVRIIVQAVGRTSTELINLNVGDSLTDLAGPLGQHSHVDNYGTCVLIGGGYGTGAIIPIARELIAKGNKVIGIIGARTKELVLMEDELRTICSRVEVSTNDGSSGTKGLVTDVLSEILKHEPVHMVTAIGPVPMMKAVSELTRPLNIKTYVSLNAIMVDGTGMCGACRVEVGGTTKFACVDGPDFDGHQVNFDELVYRQKMYVPLEKKAMELCACK
- the gltA gene encoding NADPH-dependent glutamate synthase codes for the protein MQIHIHDMPEQEPHARVGNFAEVPLGYVQVTAFEESKRCLENCKAPCVKGCPVGIDIPSFIKRIEAGDYIGAARTLKKYNLLPAICGRVCPQQEQCELVCVVGKKGPSVAIGRLERFAADYERMSGAIEVPEVAAPTGKRVAIVGSGPAGLTGASELARLGHKVTIFEALHRPGGVLVYGIPRFRLPIDVIDTEIDILKKMGVEIICNAIIGKTLTIDDLFAEGYDAVLVGTGAGLPYFMNIPGENLCGVYSANEFLTRVNLMRADQFPDSSLTPVFLGKKVAVIGAGDTAMDAARTSARLKPEKVTVYYRRSREEAPCLPREMEHAEQEGVDFKFLTNPVRFIGDENYFVKGMECIKMELGEPDASGRRSPKPVAGSEYIEEVDTVVMALGFGVNPIIKETTPGLETNKKGIIVVDPATGKTSREGVYAAGDIITGGATVIKAMGQAKKASKAMHEYLMSKSETVACKL
- a CDS encoding DUF86 domain-containing protein yields the protein MHHYFGVNIKKVWRTVEKDLPKLKEKIELILKEET
- a CDS encoding NAD(+)/NADH kinase; this translates as MAKRIGIISKPRKKDAGDILSNLVEWLQKRAVEPLMDKETTGLIDLKTYYERPDIAALSEFIIVLGGDGTLLSVARHIGGKGTPILGVNLGSLGFLTEVSLDEMYPLLEEILAGKMIVDERVMLDASIQRGGKEAAKYLVLNDVVINKGALARMILMETRVGGKYLNMYRADGLIISTPTGSTAYSLSAGGPIVYPTVGSLIISPICPHTLTNRPIVVPDNFDIEITLHSENEDVLVTLDGQEGFPLKYMDTITVKKSAIKTKLILSPKKDYYQILRQKLRWGDKLL
- a CDS encoding nucleotidyltransferase family protein, whose translation is MGVKKTIDIQKLIEICRRHKINYLAIFGSYARGDYSEKSDLDLLIRFSEEVDDEISLLDFVGIEQELSEEFQIKVDLLTEDSISPYIKKYIMDDLKVIYNEG